One region of Sebastes fasciatus isolate fSebFas1 chromosome 1, fSebFas1.pri, whole genome shotgun sequence genomic DNA includes:
- the LOC141777659 gene encoding tripartite motif-containing protein 16-like: MAQKGVQLERESFSCSICLDLLKDPVTTSCGHSYCMNCIKSFWDGEDEKKIYSCPQCRQTFTPRPVLLKNTMLAVLVEELKKTGLQAAPADHCYAGPEDVACDVCTGRKLKAFKSCLACLASYCEKHLQPHYDSAPLKKHKLVEPSKKLQENICSRHDEVMKMFCRTDQQCICYLCSVDEHKGHDTVSAAAERTERQRELEVSRLNIQQRIQDREKDVKLLQQEVEAVNRSADKAVEDSEKIFTELIRLMEKRSCDVKQQVRSQQKTQVSRVKELQEKLEQEITELKRRDAEMKLLSHTEDHNQFLLNYPSLSPLTESTSSINIRPLSYFEDVTAAVSEVRDKLQDVLREKWTNVSQTVTEVDVLLSQPEPKTRAGFLQYSREITLDPNTAYTWLLLSEGNRKATYMKQQQSYSSHPDRFTGWPQVLSRESLTGRCYWEVERRGTGVNVAVTYKSIRRAERSNECYFGFNDKSWALDCNQNSYIFLYNKVKTPVSGPQSSRVGVYLDHSAGILSFYSVSETMTLLHRVQTTFTEPLYAGLYLYGYYDNTAELCKLK; encoded by the coding sequence atggcgcagaaaggagttcagctggagagagagtcattctcttgttcgatctgtctggatctactgaaggatccggtgactacttcctgtggacacagctactgcatgaactgtattaaaagcttctgggatggagaggatgagaagaagatctacagctgccctcagtgtaggcagaccttcacaccgaggcctgtcctgctgaaaaacaccatgttagcagttttagtggaggaactgaagaagactggactccaagctgctcctgctgatcactgctatgctggacctgaagatgtggcctgtgatgtctgcactgggaggaaactgaaagccttcaagtcctgtctggcgtgtctggcctcttactgtgagaaacacctccagcctcattatgactcagctccgttaaagaaacacaagctggtggagccctccaagaagctccaggagaacatctgctctcgtcacgacgaggtgatgaagatgttctgtcgtactgatcagcagtgtatctgttatctctgctctgtggatgaacataaaggccacgacaccgtctcagctgcagcagaaaggaccgagaggcagagagagctggaggtgagtcgactcaacatccagcagaggatccaggacagagagaaagatgtgaagctgctccaacaggaggtggaggctgtcaatcgctctgctgataaagcagtggaggacagtgagaagatcttcaccgagctgatccgtctcatggagaaaagaagctgtgatgtgaagcagcaggtcagatcccagcagaaaacccaagtgagtcgagtcaaagagcttcaggagaagctggagcaggagatcactgagctgaagaggagagacgctgagatgaagctgctgtcacacacagaggatcacaaccagtttcttcttaactacccctcactgtcaccactcactgaatctacatccagcatcaatatccgtcctctgagctactttgaggacgtgacggcggctgtgtcagaagtcagagataaactacaggacgttctgagagagaaatggacaaacgtctcacagacagtaactgaagtggatgttttactgtcacaaccagagcccaagaccagagctggattcttacaatattcacgggaaatcacactggatccaaacacagcatacacatggctgttattatctgaggggaacagaaaagcaacatatatgaaacaacaacagtcttattctagtcacccagacagattcactggatggcctcaggtcctgagtagagagagtctgactggacgttgttactgggaggtggagaggagagggacaggagTTAATGTAGCAGTCacatacaagagtatcaggagagcagAGAGGTCGAATGAATGTTACTTTGGATTCAATGATAAATCTTGGGCGTTAGATTGTAACCAAAacagttatatatttttgtacaacaaagtcaaaacccccgtctcaggtcctcagtcctccagagtaggagtgtacctggatcacagtgcaggtattctgtccttctacagcgtctctgaaaccatgactctcctccacagagtccagaccacattcactgagcctctctatgctggactttaTCTTTATGGTTATTATGATaacactgctgagttgtgtaaactgaaatag